The proteins below are encoded in one region of Juglans microcarpa x Juglans regia isolate MS1-56 chromosome 4D, Jm3101_v1.0, whole genome shotgun sequence:
- the LOC121260010 gene encoding AT-hook motif nuclear-localized protein 27-like yields the protein MAGYNEANQAGSRYFHHLLRPELHLQPPPTSTINLQHHHSQQNSDSNDSSDRDNKHDTDAQATSSSGAATNSSRRPRGRPPGSKNKPKPPIIVTRDSPNALRSHVLEVANAADIVDSVTNYARRRGRGVCVLSGSGTVMNVTLRQPGVPAGSVVTLHGRFEILSLSGTVLPPPAPPGAGGLSIFLSGGQGQVVGGSVVGPLVASGPVVLMAASFANAVFERLPLDDQEEAGAVQVQPTASQSSGVTGGGGGGGGGHLGEGSGGSGSGTGGVSLFSMGAGNMGNFPFSGDLFGWGGNAPRPPF from the coding sequence ATGGCGGGGTACAATGAAGCAAACCAAGCTGGTTCTCGCTACTTTCACCACCTCCTCAGGCCCGAACTGCACCTCCAGCCACCTCCTACTTCTACCATTAATCTACAGCACCATCACTCCCAACAAAACTCCGATTCCAATGACTCGTCCGATCGAGACAACAAGCACGACACCGATGCCCAAGCCACTAGTAGCTCCGGTGCAGCCACCAACTCCAGCCGCCGCCCCCGTGGCCGTCCTCCCGGATCGAAGAACAAACCGAAGCCACCGATTATCGTGACACGGGACAGCCCCAACGCCCTTCGATCCCATGTTCTCGAGGTAGCCAACGCCGCCGACATCGTGGACAGCGTGACCAATTATGcgaggaggagagggagaggggttTGTGTGCTGAGCGGAAGCGGGACAGTAATGAATGTTACGCTGCGGCAACCTGGGGTTCCGGCGGGGAGTGTGGTCACGCTGCACGGGAGGTTCGAGATTCTGTCTCTCTCTGGAACGGTGCTCCCACCTCCGGCTCCGCCTGGAGCTGGGGGGTTGTCAATATTTTTGTCTGGTGGACAGGGACAGGTTGTTGGGGGAAGTGTGGTGGGACCGTTGGTGGCATCTGGTCCGGTGGTTTTGATGGCTGCTTCGTTTGCGAATGCTGTGTTTGAACGTTTACCGTTGGATGATCAGGAGGAAGCTGGTGCCGTTCAAGTCCAACCCACAGCGTCACAGTCTTCAGGTGTGACTGGAGGAGGTGGCGGAGGCGGAGGAGGACACCTTGGGGAGGGCAGTGGTGGAAGTGGAAGTGGTACTGGTGGTGTTTCTCTTTTTAGTATGGGAGCTGGGAATATGGGGAATTTTCCATTTTCGGGTGATCTGTTTGGATGGGGTGGGAATGCTCCAAGGCCTCCATTTTAA
- the LOC121259971 gene encoding 3-hydroxy-3-methylglutaryl-coenzyme A reductase 1, protein MDICRRPPRPPPRGTTDHDRPSSSVDHRFPSPTPRASDALPLPLYLTNAVFFTLFFSVAYYLLHRWRDKIRNSTPLHVVTLSEIAAIVSLIASFIYLLGFFGIDFVQSFISRASHDAWDLDDPQHHRNFLIDDDPRRTPRIAVPPTPPTPPKLANPEPIISTLSSEEDEEIVKLVVEGTIPSYSLESKLGDCKRAASIRREALQRMTGRSLQGLPLEGLDYESILGQCCEMPVGYVQIPVGIAGPLLLDGFEYSVPMATTEGCLVASTNRGCKAIYASGGATSILLRDAMTRAPVVRFASAKRASELKFFLEDPNNFETLGVVFNRSSRFSRLQGIHCSMAGKNLYMRFSCSTGDAMGMNMVSKGVQNVLDFLQDDFPDMDVIGISGNFCSDKKPAAVNWIEGRGKSVVCEAIIKEEVVKKVLKTNVAALVELNMLKNLTGSAVAGALGGYNAHASNIVSAIFIATGQDPAQNVESSNCITMLEPVNDGKDLHISVSMPSIEVGTVGGGTQLASQSACLNLIGVKGANKESPGSNSRLLATIVAGAVLAGELSLLSAIASGQLVKSHMKYNRSSKDVTKVAS, encoded by the exons ATGGACATTTGCCGACGGCCACCAAGGCCGCCTCCACGGGGAACCACCGATCACGATAGGCCATCTTCTTCCGTTGATCATCGATTTCCCTCCCCTACACCCAGAGCATCGGACGCGCTCCCGCTGCCACTTTACCTGACCAACGCGGTATTCTTCACGCTGTTCTTCTCGGTGGCGTACTACCTTCTCCACCGGTGGCGAGACAAGATCCGTAACTCGACGCCCCTCCACGTGGTCACGCTCTCCGAGATCGCCGCCATTGTATCTCTCATTGCCTCATTCATCTACCTCCTCGGCTTCTTTGGCATTGACTTCGTCCAGTCCTTCATCTCACGCGCCTCCCACGACGCGTGGGACCTCGACGACCCCCAACACCATCGGAACTTCCTCATCGACGATGATCCCCGCCGTACACCTCGCATTGCTGTCCCTCCAACGCCACCTACACCACCCAAATTGGCCAATCCCGAGCCGATCATTTCTACTCTGTCCTCCGAAGAGGACGAGGAGATTGTCAAATTGGTTGTGGAAGGTACAATCCCGTCGTACTCACTGGAATCGAAGCTCGGGGACTGTAAGAGAGCGGCTTCAATCCGGCGCGAGGCGCTGCAGAGAATGACTGGGAGGTCGCTGCAGGGTTTGCCTTTGGAAGGCTTGGACTACGAGTCGATTCTGGGGCAATGCTGCGAAATGCCAGTGGGATACGTGCAGATTCCGGTGGGTATAGCAGGCCCGCTGCTGCTCGACGGGTTCGAGTACTCGGTTCCCATGGCCACCACCGAGGGGTGCCTTGTGGCCAGCACCAACCGAGGGTGTAAGGCCATTTACGCCTCCGGTGGGGCAACTAGCATCCTGCTGAGGGACGCAATGACTAGAGCCCctgtggtgaggtttgcctcgGCCAAAAGGGCTTCGGAATTGAAGTTCTTCTTGGAGGATCCCAACAATTTCGAGACACTAGGCGTTGTTTTCAACAG ATCTAGTAGATTCTCAAGGCTCCAAGGTATTCACTGCTCCATGGCTGGAAAGAATCTCTATATGAGATTCAGCTGCAGCACAGGCGATGCAATGGGCATGAACATGGTGTCTAAAGGGGTTCAGAACGTCCTCGATTTCCTTCAAGATGATTTCCCTGACATGGATGTTATTGGCATCTCGG GAAATTTTTGTTCGGACAAGAAACCCGCCGCTGTAAATTGGATTGAAGGTCGTGGAAAATCTGTTGTTTGTGAGGCAATAATCAAGGAGGAGGTGGTGAAGAAGGTGTTGAAGACCAATGTAGCTGCCCTTGTAGAGCTTAACATGCTCAAAAACCTCACTGGTTCTGCAGTTGCTGGTGCACTTGGTGGATATAATGCCCATGCCAGCAACATCGTTTCTGCAATCTTTATTGCCACAGGGCAAGATCCAGCACAAAATGTTGAGAGTTCTAACTGCATCACCATGTTGGAACCTGTCAATGACGGGAAGGATCTTCACATCTCTGTGTCTATGCCTTCTATTGAG GTTGGTACTGTTGGAGGTGGAACTCAGCTTGCATCTCAATCTGCTTGCTTGAATTTGATCGGTGTGAAGGGTGCAAACAAAGAGTCACCAGGATCAAACTCTAGGCTTCTGGCCACCATTGTAGCTGGTGCAGTTTTGGCTGGGGAGCTCTCTCTGCTGTCTGCCATTGCATCTGGGCAGCTTGTCAAGAGTCACATGAAATACAACAGATCCAGCAAAGATGTGACCAAAGTTGCATCTTGA
- the LOC121260035 gene encoding uncharacterized protein LOC121260035 codes for MRSSWGRTLGNVRSFLGNSMGGLRGGTNLASWAVAGTLAYYLWVKPARDLQREQEEKAALAALDDPYRYVEKRKPIPDPQETGLIYGNKNKGTRKQEE; via the exons ATGAGGAGTAGTTGGGGAAGAACTTTGGGAAATGTGAGGTCCTTCCTAGGCAATTCTATGGGAGGTCTGAGAGGAGGAACCAACCTCGCTTCGTGGGCCGTGGCTGGAACCCTAGCTTACTACCTTTGGGTCAAGCCAGCCCGAGACCTCCAGCGTGAACAAGAG GAAAAGGCAGCGCTTGCTGCCTTGGATGATCCTTATCGCTATGTTGAGAAACGAAAACCAATTCCCGACCCACAG GAAACTGGTTTGATATACGGTAACAAGAATAAAGGAACTCGTAAACAGGAGGAATAA